gtttccttcatatttattttttatcataaaataaacaaacttgtggttcatgtctttattttattattattaaacactGATGTGAAAATATGACCAGAGCAGGAACTTTATTATATTACATAAAGGCCACGTGGATGAATCAGTCTGACGAGGGTTCAGAGGATCATGGGATCTGATCTCTTTATGATGTGGTTATGATAACGGCTGTGCAGCAGGAACTGTATTATGCTCTATAAAGtccagtgtgtgatgttcagtatAAACTGTTCAGAGGACATTGATGTCGACCAGCTTCACGTCTCCCTCCACCTCGACCCGGTCGACCTGCTTCAGGTCCTGCACTCGGTGTTTGTAGTCCAGCAGGTGGCGTCCGTCCACCGCCACTCggaactgctgctgctcgcaCCGGACTATCATCTGCGGAGGAAGCGCGTCGTTACAATGAATGAGCTActgcaggggtcaaaggtcgcgGTGGGTGTACCTCAAAGTAGCGTCCGGCGGCGAAGGGGAACGAGTCGAGCTGCGTCTCCTCGGCTCCCCAGGACTGGGACAGGAAGGAGTTCCTGACGAAGCGACGGCGCTTCAGACGAGGGTTGAGGTGGAGAGCTATGTCGCCGCCGCTCGACACTCGAAGGTTCACACAGAAACTGACGACACGGAATACATATTTCATAATGGacttatttacatttactgttCATCTTCACGTTAAATTATATCAAACAGGTTCTGAGCGCCTggagtacaagtacaagtacaggTTCTGAACGCCTGGAGTACAAGTACTGAGAGCCTGcggtacaagtacaagtacaggTACTAAGAGCCTGATTATTCTGCACATGTCCTCATCCTTCTCAAAGTGCTGATGTCACTCAGGTGTGTTCACCTCTGTGCGTTCTGATTGGTCTCTCCTCGGATGGTGACGCTCCGTCCGATGCTCAGTCCGTCCCCCAGCTCGCCCCTGAAGGGAACGCTCTGCACAACACAAGGTTCCATCGtccacaacatcaacatcatccacACAACTTCACTGGTCAAAACCTTCTCACCACCGAACAGAAAACTGATCGATAACTTCTctaccagtgtttttttttaataaagaacaTTTTTCTGGCTCAAGATTCTGAAATGTCTCACGTCAAAGGAAACGCAGAACGTTTGAATCTGGAGCTGACGTCACTCCCGGTGTGGGATCAATAAAAGTATCAATGTATCAGATCAGCAGATCATCGCTCCATGTGTCTGAACTACAAGGACCATCGTGTATCAGTGAAACTCACCAAGTTGCCTGTCGAGGAGAAAATCttctgaaagaggaaaagaacaagaaacaaacaaatattaaaattcatCAGTTAACagtcgaggccccgcccccacacgctctcgaccaattCCGGGTCAGTGTCTTTAaaatcatcaaataactgatgagaagTGTTCTCACCTTCTGGTCCGAGTCCTTCAGGGTCGGCCCGGCTGCAGCAGAACTCTAAACAACGACAACGACGAGGGGTCATGAGCTTCATcgaaggtcaaaggttaaggtCAGGAGGCGAAGCGCTCTGGAGACTCACGGGACTTGGAGCGACGACGCCCACGACCTCCACCTGGACCCGTCCTGAGATACACAGAGTGTCGACTCGCCGCAGATCCAGTCGGTGTCTGTACTCCAACATGTGGGCTCCGTTCAGCGCCACCTGGGGGCCGGTACAGGTACAgatacaagtacaagtactgtGAGCCTGTACTGCAGTACAAGTTCTCTAACATACGTTTATGTTGGTAAAGTACAAGTTCAAACTCGTTATGTTTCTCACCTTGAACTTGTCTTCCAGGACGAGGACCAGGAGTTCGAACGCGTCCCCGGTTCTGAACGGGTTCTGGTGCAGGATCTCCTCTTGGCCCCAGGACTCCTTCTGCAGCGTGTTGCACACGACGCACGGCGAGCGCCTGAACCTCGGGTTGAAGTGGAACGCCACGTCGGCCCGCGGGGTCACGCTGCTGCCGCACGTCAGGTCCACCTGGAACCTGCGAGACGACGCAGAGGGACGAGTAAAGTTACTCACAAAGTGTCTGGTGGTGAATGAAGTGTCAgattgtctgttttctgtttttgtcttggaAACGTAATCTGTATCTGCTCGTAGAActaatcctacatttcccacgaACACTCTGTCATGACGACCGTCGGCTACGTGTCTACAGCGTGACGACGAGGGAGCGACGTGGAAATGGAGAAGATGAACagaacgaaacaaaacaaaggagttGAAACATAAAGTAGTTAAGTTCACATTAGATATTTTCTGAGAGTTAAAAAAGCAgaagagcagaagaggaaggcGTCAGATACagaggatgatgacgatgaaaGAGGACATTTCATGTCCTTCAGTCGTGAAAGAAACAAAtacgatatatatatttttaccatTTCAATGTTTAACTGCcttaaaaacaacttaaagaAACTTGGATGCTTCACTGTTTCTAATGgaaaatctgattggctggtaaCTTTAAAAATCTCCTGATGTTGTCTGGTTCATTTAAAACTCTGATCCCGTCGCACTGACAACTGAAGGCGTTCTCACCGGTCGGAGTCCGACGGCACCGAGCCCTGGATGAGGAGCATCTCCCCCGGGACCAAACCTCCCAGGACCGTCCCGGCGAAGGGAatcacctgaggaggaggaggagaggaggaggacggagaggaggacgaagagaaggaggaggaagaagaagaggcgggagaggaggaggagggagaggaggaagaagaggagggagaggaggaggaggaagaagaagaagaggaggaggaagaagaagaggagggagaggaggaggaggaggaggaggaagaagaggagggagaggaggaggaggaagaagaagaagaggaggaggaagaagaagaggagggagaagaagaagaggaggagggagaggaggacgaagaagaggagggagaggaggacgaagaagaggagggagaggagggagaggaggaggaggaggaagaggagggagaggaggaggaagagaaggaggaggaagaagaagaggagggagaggaggaggagaaggaggaggaagaagaggaggaagaggaggaggaggaagaagaagaggagggagaggaggaggaggaggaagaggaggagggagaggaagagaaggaggaggaagaacatcAAACGttcagcaggaaacacacaaacatttggaAACATCAGCTGACTGAATACGACCTGCAGCTGCCAATCACGTCGTGATGTGAATAAATTCTTATGTTTGgaaaagtttaataaaaaagtggaaatatcggtcagtttattttcttcttcagtgatTAGTTGATGAGCGGTTTATATTTattgtcataaaatgtttttttaaacatgaagaaTGACGTCAGCGTCTTGATTCAGGTGAAAGATATTcagtaagttttttttattgtagcaGAAAAGTTGAATCCAGATTTAATTGATTGTAAAAGAAGATTCACCTTTGCCAACTCTTTATCATATTTCATCCGTAACGCgtcatctgtcaatcatctgtTTTATAAGTAAAGTTAGAATCAACAGGCGCCAGACTCCCAGCGAAATGAGTTATTGTAGGATTTTCAATCGaatctgtgaaaaacaaaccgCAACATGAACAAAGTTCGACGTGGAACAGATGAAACCAACCTGCTCTTTAACTCGGCGAGAAATAGAATCACACAATCTGTCTCATGTCTGATGAAGTCACGTGAAGGCTCGGAACCAAAGTTCAGGTGGCGCTAAGCTAAGATGCTAACGAGCTGCTGCTCCGACCGGGGGACGGGTCGGTCACCGGGGGGACGGGTCGGTCACCGGGGGGacgggtcggtcgggtcggtcaCCGGGGGGACGGGTCGGTCACCGGGGGGacgggtcggtcgggtcggtcaCCGGGGGACGGGTCGGTCGGGTCGACTCACCGGCTTCAGGAACGTCTGTCTCGGGGAGGACGTCGACATCTCGTCGCAGAGACGATCTGccgcagcttcttcttctgttgtttactTCCGCGTCTAACGTGACGAGGAGACAGACTGAACCCGGAAACACGGTGAGTTCAGACGGTTCAGAACAGTTAacgattatttattttattgtaaccATTGATACGAGCAGTATAATCGGTTCATACAAAACACGAAcggttttattgttattttgtttccGTTTAAATCTTTAATTCCGATCAGACGCTGGACTGACGTTGACGTCACTGTCCGATCCTCACACTGCGCAGGCCCACTGCGCAGGCTCGGTGAGTGATCGAGTCATGTGATTCCAACAATGATCGATGAACCTCAAcacgtttttaaaaatgttatctcACAAAACTTTGTTTCATTCACTCATAAAATGTTCACACGTTAATTTATACGTCACGACTATTCAACGTCAAGTCAGATAATTAGGAACTCTTCTGCAGGTCGACGAGTTATCAGATGTTTCAGACGATAACTCGTTTAAAaagttttcttctttagttAATGAATCAACATGACGTCAGGTCACTGACGAGTCGAGACCAGAGCAACAGGACGAGTCGCACATCATATGattaactttaaataaaatggagGAACATGAAGACGTCAcattgcattctgggaaactgtggatattaattattaataagtAATCAGCACTTTGGATTTCGTTTTATAACTAAAGGAACGGTTCAACGCTGTTTCAGTTACAGCCAGcagctgttagcttagcataaagaatGGAGATAGtaggaaacagctagcctggctcgAGTCTTTTCTTCTCACTCGGTGAAGTCAGTAATATAAAAGGTCATGTTTCCAGATTTTCCTCTGAACCTTCAACAGTTTAAACTCAAAATTATTCATTGTAAtgacaaacatattttgtaAGAAgtaaattcttttttaatacaaaaacactCAACTGTACAATTTgctaaagtaaaataaaaaaaacaatttaaaagactaataaagcaataaaatataaaagcagCTTCAATCTGTCATTAGtgaaaggattttaaaaaaatcattgacCATTGTGATCGGCTGATCTGTGAACCCGAGACATTAAAATTTACATCCTATACAATGTCCATGTGTTCCCCCCCTGTGGGGTCCGGTCCGCCTCCGTCCTCAGAAGTCGGCGTCCAGCCTGAAGGTGTTGTCCGTGGTCCCAGACATCACGCCCATCCTCTGGTACTCGCCCACTCGCTTCTCAAAGAAGTTGGTCTTTCCCTCCAGAGAAATGTTTTCCATGAAGTCGAAGGGGTTCTCCACCCGGAAGATCTGAGCAcgcaaagagacagagacacagagacagagagtcagccCTGAAGCTCCAGGGAAATAAACACGGTGAATTGTCGTGTCGTCGAGGTCTGTTCAGTCCGGCGTCTCTCTCGTGCTGGTGTCGTCCGTCAGCGAACCACTCGTCCTCTGATCGGAGTCGGCAGCAGCACTCAGCCCCCATCACTGGCTGAGGTCCGTACCCCTGCGCCACTCATCATCACAGACTTCGCCCACACCAGAGGCAACACCCCTCGTCTACAAACTAGTATGATGACGGGGCGTCGCTGCAGAGTTTAAACTAACGACCATCATTAAACCACTGGACCAGAGTCGGACCGGTGGGCGGAGCCTCAGTCGGGGGTCGTTACCTTGGCGAAGCCGAGCTCCACCATCAGTCTGTCGGCGACGAACTCGATGTACGTCTTCATCATGTCACAGTTCATCCCTATCAGCTTCACGGGCAGAGCCTCGGTCAGGAACTCctgaacacagagagaaaaccaacAGGTCAAAGGTGAGGGCCTGAAGGAGGCCAcgcccccccatccccccgcGCCCGTGCAGCGGTCGACCCACCTGCTCGATGGCCACGGCGTTCTTGATGATCTTGGTGACAGTTTCTCTGGACGGTTTGTTCAGCAGGTGTTTGAACATAAGACAGGCGAAGTCACAGTGCAgaccctgaacacaacacactggTTAGAAGACGtgagaggggtcagaggtcatagaGGAGTCAGAGGGCGTCGGTGTGAGGATGTCACCTCGTCTCTGCTGATGAGCTCGTTGGAGAAGGTCAGGCCGGGCATCAGGCCTCTCTTCTTCAGCCAGAAGATCGCGGCAAACGACCCGGAGAAGAAGATTCCCTCCACGGCGGCGAAGGCCACCACACGCTCTCCTGATCGATCAATACCACAGACACACGGTCAATACCACAGACACCCGAtcgacaccacagacacacggtcgacaccacagacacacggtcgacaccacagacacacggtcgacaccacagacacacggtcgacaccacagacacacggtcgacaccacagacacaggaTCAATACTCCAGGTCACAGGCAGCAGGTTTTACCGAAGGCGGCGTTCTTGTTGCCGATCCAGTTGATCGCCCAGTCGGCCTTCTTCTTCACACACGGTAGAGTCTCGATGGCATTGAACAGGTATTCCCTGAGGATCAGTGAACGCATCGTCAGACCAACAGAGCCAGTAGAgaccaacagaaccagaagAGACCAACAGAACCAGTGACCCACCTCTCTGTGGACTCCTTGATGTAGGTGTTGATGAGGAGACTGTACATCTCAGAGTGGATGTTCTCCATGGCGATCTGGAAACCATAGAAACACCGGGCCTCCGTCACCTGCACCTCCTGCGTGAAGCGCTCCACCTGGTGGTCACAGAGGGGAATGGCGAGGTGAGGGGGCGCCAACCGATCGCAGATGAATAACTGGACTCTGGGCAGCGGGTCGTCGTACTCACCAGGTTCTCGTTGACAATCCCGTCGCTGGCGGCGAAGAAGGCCAACACGTGAGAGATGAAGTACCGCTCCTCGTCCTTCAGAGTCTCCCAGTGCTGCAGGTCCTTCGACAGGtccacctgaacacacacattaacaacacgtgaacacgaacacacacacacacacacacattaacaacacgtgaacgaacacacacactcacacacacgttaatAGCTGagggcagcggcggcggcattTACCTCCTCTGCGGTCCAGAACGAGGCCTCAGCCTTCTTGTACATTTGCCAGATGTCGTGGTACTGGATGGGGAAGATGACGAAACGTCGAGGgttttcctttagcagaggctcctcctcctcgccgctgCCGCTCTTCTTCACGACTCCgggctgaaaaacaacagacgacgaCGTCACAACACTTTTCATACTCAGATCCTAAcatcatcataattattatttatcttcatcagtcactgatcattGATCTGATCGATGAATCATCAAatgtctccatggcaacgctGCAGGTCCACGTGACGTCAGAGACTCGAACGTCACGTGATCCCTGCGTCATGTTTACACTCAGCTGTAACGGATCATACAAGTCTGAACGTGCGACGAGAAACGTCATCGTCAGTGACGCTCTACACGGCGCAGCACCAGAGAAGAAGAGCGATACGTCACAGCTGATCCTCCCGGTTGGCGCCACAACCGACAGTTTCGGCGCCAAACGAGCGCAACAGACAAAGACAACCTCCCGCTCTCTGACGTCACTGTAGACGGACTTGACGTGTCTCGGTGCGGGAGTTAAAACCCGGAAGCGCACAGCTGATTCACTTACCGCATCAGCGAAGATTTTTCGCGCGGTTTTCGCCGCCAGGACGCGGGACTTGTTCAGACTCGGAGGCTGCGGAGACAAAATGAGCGCAGGTCAGTGACGTCACAGGAAACGACTTCACACAGCGGATCGATGCGTTTGGTTAGGATGTCGTCAGCTGTTTGTCTTCTCACCGTGTTCTCTTTGTCCAGCGCCATGTTGTCGATTTGACTGCACAGGGAGTTCTCGTTCCTGACGGACAGAGCCGAGCGAGCAGAAAGCATCTTGACTGCAGCAGAAGAACCGACTGGAGCCGAACAGAAGAACCGACTGGAGCCGAGCAGAAGAACCGACTGGAGCCGAGCAGAAGAACCGACTGAAGCCGAACAGAAGAACCGACTGGAGCCGAACAGAAGAACCGAGCGGTGACGACGAGCAGATGGAGACTGAAGTCGCTTCGCGTCGCTTTCCCCTTTTTATTGAAATCTTGGCGCCTGAACGGAGCCGGCCAATGAGAGCGCGGCTCGCGCCGGCCCTTTAAAGTGACGCTGCGACCAGAGCCAATCGGGCTGCGAGGCGCGTTCACGTGACACCAGAAATGCGTCTTTGTTCGTGCGGTTACAAAACCCGCAATCAACCGGTTACAAAACGAAGAAAACTATCGTTTATGAAACATTGAATCTTTTGTTTGAACGTGACACGTCACAGCCGCTGAATATTAATATACTATCGTGGATTTCACTTGTTTCACAGAGAGTTTCACATGTTAACATGAGTTATCATGTTaacatgtataatatatata
This sequence is a window from Scophthalmus maximus strain ysfricsl-2021 chromosome 18, ASM2237912v1, whole genome shotgun sequence. Protein-coding genes within it:
- the LOC118289998 gene encoding galectin-8 isoform X2, encoding MSTSSPRQTFLKPVIPFAGTVLGGLVPGEMLLIQGSVPSDSDRFQVDLTCGSSVTPRADVAFHFNPRFRRSPCVVCNTLQKESWGQEEILHQNPFRTGDAFELLVLVLEDKFKVALNGAHMLEYRHRLDLRRVDTLCISGRVQVEVVGVVAPSPSSAAAGPTLKDSDQKIFSSTGNLSVPFRGELGDGLSIGRSVTIRGETNQNAQSFCVNLRVSSGGDIALHLNPRLKRRRFVRNSFLSQSWGAEETQLDSFPFAAGRYFEMIVRCEQQQFRVAVDGRHLLDYKHRVQDLKQVDRVEVEGDVKLVDINVL
- the LOC118289988 gene encoding ribonucleoside-diphosphate reductase subunit M2, whose translation is MLSARSALSVRNENSLCSQIDNMALDKENTPPSLNKSRVLAAKTARKIFADAPGVVKKSGSGEEEEPLLKENPRRFVIFPIQYHDIWQMYKKAEASFWTAEEVDLSKDLQHWETLKDEERYFISHVLAFFAASDGIVNENLVERFTQEVQVTEARCFYGFQIAMENIHSEMYSLLINTYIKESTEREYLFNAIETLPCVKKKADWAINWIGNKNAAFGERVVAFAAVEGIFFSGSFAAIFWLKKRGLMPGLTFSNELISRDEGLHCDFACLMFKHLLNKPSRETVTKIIKNAVAIEQEFLTEALPVKLIGMNCDMMKTYIEFVADRLMVELGFAKIFRVENPFDFMENISLEGKTNFFEKRVGEYQRMGVMSGTTDNTFRLDADF
- the LOC118289998 gene encoding galectin-8 isoform X1 — its product is MSTSSPRQTFLKPVIPFAGTVLGGLVPGEMLLIQGSVPSDSDRFQVDLTCGSSVTPRADVAFHFNPRFRRSPCVVCNTLQKESWGQEEILHQNPFRTGDAFELLVLVLEDKFKVALNGAHMLEYRHRLDLRRVDTLCISGRVQVEVVGVVAPSPSSAAAGPTLKDSDQKKIFSSTGNLSVPFRGELGDGLSIGRSVTIRGETNQNAQSFCVNLRVSSGGDIALHLNPRLKRRRFVRNSFLSQSWGAEETQLDSFPFAAGRYFEMIVRCEQQQFRVAVDGRHLLDYKHRVQDLKQVDRVEVEGDVKLVDINVL